The following coding sequences are from one Arachis hypogaea cultivar Tifrunner chromosome 7, arahy.Tifrunner.gnm2.J5K5, whole genome shotgun sequence window:
- the LOC112702488 gene encoding aspartic proteinase PCS1: MASSTPLLLQTLTISLIISITLLQFQTSNQQPLLLLPLKQQTQQPSSNSRKLSFQHNVTLTVTLTVGTPPQNVTMVLDTGSELSWLHCNPVNNDTFNFFNSSLSSSYVPTPCNSSICKTRTQDLPIPVSCDSTTKKLCHVIVSYADSTSNEGTLAADTFSIGATPQPNTLFGCMESGYTTNPNEDSKSTGLLGMNQGSLSFVTQLGLPKFSYCISIGEGSSGVLLFGATTAFPWLGPLQYTPLVKTTTSLPYFDRVAYTVQLEGIKVSDKLLQLPKSVFVPDHTGAGQTMVDSGTQFTFLLGSVYTALKNEFLNQTKGKSMLKVVEDPNFVFQGAMDLCYSVVGGGGGVAAEVPAVTMVFSGAEMRVSGERLLYKVNESMYCFTFGNSDMLGIEAYVIGHHHQQNVWMEFDLVNARVGFADTKCDLASQRLSLAS, from the coding sequence ATGGCCTCTTCTACACCTCTTCTCCTTCAAACTCTCACAATTTCTCTAATAATTTCCATCACTCTTCTCCAATTCCAAACAAGTAATCAACAACCGCTCCTCCTACTTCCGCTGAAACAACAAACACAACAACCTTCTTCAAATTCTCGAAAGCTCTCATTCCAACACAACGTCACCTTAACGGTCACATTAACCGTCGGCACGCCCCCACAAAACGTTACCATGGTCCTCGACACAGGCAGCGAACTCTCTTGGCTCCACTGCAACCCCGTAAACAACGACACCTTCAACTTCTTcaactcttctctctcttcttcctatGTTCCAACCCCATGCAATTCTTCCATATGCAAGACTCGAACTCAAGACCTACCCATTCCGGTCTCCTGCGACTCAACCACCAAAAAACTCTGCCACGTCATCGTCTCCTACGCCGACTCCACCTCCAACGAGGGCACACTCGCCGCCGACACCTTCTCCATCGGAGCCACCCCACAACCCAACACTCTCTTCGGCTGCATGGAATCTGGGTACACCACAAACCCAAATGAGGATTCAAAATCCACAGGTCTTTTAGGCATGAACCAAGGTTCACTCTCCTTCGTAACCCAACTTGGCCTTCCCAAATTCTCTTACTGTATCTCCATCGGCGAAGGCTCCTCCGGCGTCCTCCTCTTCGGAGCCACCACCGCGTTTCCCTGGCTTGGGCCTCTCCAATACACACCTCTCGTCAAAACCACAACCTCCTTGCCGTACTTCGACCGCGTCGCTTACACCGTACAGCTCGAGGGGATTAAGGTTTCGgacaagcttcttcaacttcCCAAGTCCGTTTTTGTTCCCGATCACACCGGAGCGGGTCAAACAATGGTGGATTCGGGTACCCAATTCACGTTCCTTCTTGGGTCGGTTTATACGGCGCTAAAGAATGAATTTTTGAATCAAACGAAGGGGAAGAGTATGTTGAAGGTGGTTGAGGATCCGAACTTTGTGTTCCAGGGAGCCATGGACTTGTGTTACAGTGTTGTGGGTGGTGGTGGGGGTGTGGCGGCAGAGGTGCCGGCGGTGACAATGGTGTTTTCGGGggcggagatgagggtttccggTGAAAGGTTGCTGTATAAGGTGAATGAATCGATGTATTGTTTCACTTTTGGGAACTCGGATATGTTGGGGATTGAGGCTTATGTGATTGGGCATCATCATCAGCAGAACGTGTGGATGGAGTTTGATTTGGTCAACGCTCGAGTTGGATTTGCTGACACTAAGTGTGACCTTGCTAGTCAACGACTTTCTCTTGCTTCTTAA